Proteins from a genomic interval of Rosa chinensis cultivar Old Blush chromosome 2, RchiOBHm-V2, whole genome shotgun sequence:
- the LOC112186371 gene encoding uncharacterized protein At5g39570 encodes MTRYYTYYTNNQNGADDFNEYDPAPYEGGYDIGLIYGRPLPPSEEICYRRSSSPAKGNNYDSPEFKSSEPNAYDEKKLESEYSSYIRQSSHKENNENPDLKQNQQQPKPQEEQRQRSSESSREEEPTLAGEGGYGGRNKTNKRWWRSGSCCSSNGAIQ; translated from the exons ATGACACGTTACTACACATACTATACAAACAACCAGAATGGGGCGGACGACTTCAATGAGTACGATCCAGCACCGTATGAAGGTGGATACGACATAGGATTGATTTACGGACGTCCTCTGCCGCCATCGGAGGAGATATGTTATCGCCGCTCGTCGTCTCCGGCAAAGGGTAACAACTACGACTCGCCGGAGTTCAAATCATCTGAGCCAAATGCGTATGACGAGAAGAAGTTGGAATCCGAATACAGCAGTTACATACGACAGTCGTCACATAAGGAAAACAATGAAAATCCAGATTTGAAACAAAATCAACAGCAACCAAAACCACAAGAAGAGCAACGACAGAGGTCTAGTGAATCTTCCAGGGAGGAAGAGCCTACTCTGGCCGGTGAAGGAGGCTACGGTGGTCGCAATAAA ACAAACAAAAGATGGTGGCGGTCAGGGTCGTGTTGTAGCAGCAACGGCGCAATTCAATGA
- the LOC112186370 gene encoding uncharacterized protein At5g39570 produces the protein MPYYSHVDEVHDFDEYDPTPYGGGYDLFLTYGRPLEPSEETCYPSSSDQDDYERPDLSSYSEPSAYADEALNNEYSSYQRPKPRPGFGGRPDHYEAAEGGGEYGSRPSRPQYGSEEPGSEYGSGYGRKPEADQPSSEYGSGYGRKPEYKAPESEYGSGYGRKPEYEAPESEYGRKPEYEAPVGAGYGRKPDYEAPVGSGYGRKPSYGEDESGGYGDEPPRRKPSYGEEKPEFEGSGYGDEPPRRPGFGRPGGYGGEESEERPSYGRSEFQEPGYGDEPPRKPSYGGRTSYETPETDEYGKPSYGRPSYETPGTEEYGKPSYGRPSYETPETEEYGKPSYGRPSYETPETEEYGKPSYGRSEEQEYRKPKPSYGRGSDDEDSERRQRRGSDDEDSQPRRGYGEEGYGRKKYGNDDSDDDEEKKQRRHHHHRKSYDDE, from the exons ATGCCGTACTACTCGCACGTCGACGAAGTCCACGACTTCGACGAGTACGATCCGACCCCCTACGGCGGCGGATACGACCTGTTTCTCACCTACGGCCGCCCCCTCGAGCCTTCCGAGGAGACCTGCTACCCCAGCTCCTCCGATCAGGACGACTACGAACGCCCCGATCTCTCCTCCTACAGCGAGCCCTCCGCCTACGCCGATGAGGCCCTCAATAACGAGTACAGCAGCTACCAGCGTCCCAAGCCCCGACCCGGATTTGGTGGACGACCTGATCATTACGAGGCTGCGGAAGGTGGAGGAGAGTATGGATCCAGGCCCAGTAGGCCTCAGTATGGATCCGAGGAGCCCGGATCGGAGTATGGATCCGGTTACGGGCGGAAACCCGAGGCCGATCAGCCCAGTTCCGAGTACGGGTCGGGTTACGGTCGGAAGCCGGAGTACAAAGCGCCTGAATCGGAGTATGGATCGGGTTACGGGCGCAAACCCGAGTACGAGGCGCCGGAATCGGAGTATGGTCGGAAACCCGAGTACGAAGCGCCTGTCGGGGCGGGCTATGGCAGGAAACCCGATTACGAAGCGCCGGTCGGGTCGGGTTATGGCCGGAAGCCAAGTTATGGTGAGGATGAGAGTGGTGGATACGGCGATGAGCCGCCGAGGCGGAAGCCGAGCTATGGTGAGGAGAAACCCGAGTTTGAGGGTTCGGGTTATGGGGATGAACCACCGAGGAGACCTGGGTTTGGAAGGCCTGGTGGTTATGGTGGGGAGGAGAGTGAAGAGAGGCCCAGTTATGGGAGGAGTGAGTTTCAGGAGCCTGGTTATGGTGATGAGCCGCCGAGGAAGCCCAGCTATGGTGGTAGGACTAGTTATGAGACCCCGGAAACTGACGAGTATGGGAAGCCCAGCTATGGCAGGCCAAGCTATGAGACCCCGGGGACTGAGGAGTATGGGAAGCCCAGCTATGGCAGGCCAAGCTATGAGACCCCGGAAACTGAGGAGTATGGGAAACCCAGCTATGGCAGGCCAAGCTATGAGACCCCGGAGACTGAGGAGTATGGGAAGCCCAGTTATGGGCGGTCTGAGGAGCAGGAGTACCGCAAGCCGAAGCCTAGCTATGGGAGGGGTAGtgatgatgaggattctgagcGTCGTCAGAGGCGTGGTAGTGATGATGAGGATTCTCAGCCTCGTCGGGGATATGGTGAAGAGGGCTATGGCCGCAAGAAATAT GGAAATGATGACTCAGATGATGATGAGGAGAAAAAGCAGCGtcgccaccaccaccatcgcaAGAGCTACGATGATGAATGA
- the LOC112186369 gene encoding pentatricopeptide repeat-containing protein At1g74630, producing the protein MQQQWQASLSSRLASMAQTCLSMKQLKQIHARAILSNLHNHAIVLGKMFRFAAVSPSGDLNYAHQLFDQMPQPTTFFYNLLIRGHSKSSSPWHSVLLFNQMRLNSIDPDEFTFTFLLKSRSRMKMNIENDEIHGAVLKSGFSLHLFVQNSLIHLYAGRGIPSAARRVFDEAVAADVVSWSGLVIAHVRANELDFARRVFDEMPERDVVSWTAMISGYSQAKYSREALGLFWEMNREGVSPDEVTMVSVISACTDLGDVQTGISIHRFIEENGFAWMVSLCNALIDMYAKCGCMDRAWQLFDSMDRKSLITWNSMISACANHGNADDAFGLFECMLSAGVPPDGVTFLALLVAYTHKGLVDEGLRLFERMQREYRIEARIEHYGCMADMLGKAGRLEEAYRLISSMPIPGNDVVWGTLLAACRTYGDVDMGERVVKRLIKLKPDEGGYYILLRDIYVAAGRTAEANDMRQTMMDNGASKTPGRSWVGA; encoded by the coding sequence ATGCAACAGCAATGGCAAGCAAGCCTGAGCTCCAGGCTCGCTTCCATGGCCCAGACCTGCCTCTCCATGAAACAACTCAAGCAAATCCACGCCCGCGCAATCCTTTCAAATCTCCACAACCACGCCATCGTTCTCGGCAAGATGTTCCGCTTCGCCGCGGTCTCACCCTCCGGTGACTTAAACTATGCCCACCAACTGTTCGATCAAATGCCCCAACCAACTACTTTCTTCTACAACCTCCTCATCCGGGGTCACTCCAAAAGCTCGTCGCCTTGGCATTCGGTGCTTCTATTCAACCAGATGAGACTAAACTCAATCGACCCAGATGAGTTTACCTTCACATTTTTGCTGAAATCTCGTTCGAGGATGAAGATGAATATCGAAAATGATGAGATACATGGGGCTGTGTTGAAGTCTGGGTTTTCCTTGCATTTGTTTGTGCAGAATTCGTTGATTCATTTGTATGCTGGAAGAGGGATTCCAAGTGCGGCTAGGAGAGTGTTCGATGAGGCTGTGGCTGCTGATGTTGTGTCGTGGTCGGGTTTGGTTATTGCTCATGTGAGAGCCAATGAATTGGATTTTGCACGGCGGGTCTTTGATGAAATGCCTGAGAGGGATGTTGTTTCGTGGACCGCTATGATATCTGGGTATTCACAAGCCAAGTATTCGAGGGAAGCGCTTGGGTTGTTTTGGGAGATGAATCGTGAGGGAGTGAGCCCCGACGAGGTCACCATGGTGAGTGTAATCTCAGCATGCACGGATTTAGGAGATGTTCAAACCGGGATAAGCATCCACCGGTTTATTGAGGAGAATGGGTTTGCGTGGATGGTTTCGCTTTGCAATGCACTGATTGATATGTATGCAAAGTGTGGATGCATGGACCGAGCGTGGCAACTGTTTGATAGCATGGACCGAAAGAGCTTGATTACGTGGAATTCTATGATTTCAGCATGTGCAAACCATGGCAATGCTGATGATGCATTTGGGTTGTTTGAGTGTATGCTTAGTGCTGGTGTTCCACCTGATGGGGTCACATTCTTGGCCCTTTTAGTTGCTTATACACACAAGGGATTGGTAGATGAAGGGCTCAGACTATTTGAGAGAATGCAACGGGAGTACAGAATCGAGGCTCGCATTGAGCATTATGGGTGCATGGCAGATATGTTAGGCAAGGCAGGGCGATTGGAGGAAGCATACAGATTAATTAGTAGTATGCCGATTCCAGGCAATGATGTTGTTTGGGGAACACTGCTTGCAGCTTGCAGAACTTATGGCGATGTTGATATGGGCGAGAGGGTTGTAAAGAGGCTAATAAAGCTGAAACCGGATGAAGGTGGGTACTATATTCTCCTTCGTGATATTTATGTTGCAGCAGGAAGGACGGCAGAAGCAAACGATATGAGGCAAACGATGATGGATAATGGTGCTAGTAAGACTCCTGGACGCAGTTGGGTTGGAGCATAA
- the LOC112189064 gene encoding transmembrane emp24 domain-containing protein p24delta9 produces MLRNLVCLTNTNRSPPFGVSLFREAQTPINTVSQRLGSPNWSPHQLKTLIVFSLEPSLSDTMSPILICTFLILCLMSTMAVSMRFDLQSGATKCISDEIKSNSMTVGKYSTVNPNEGFPLPDTHKVTVRVTSPNGNNYHHGDLVDTGNFAFTAAETGDYSVCFWVVDHKPPTTVTIDFDWKTGVEAKDWSKVAKKGQIEMMELELKKLFDTVTSIHDEMFYLREREEEMQQLNRATNSKMATFSFLSLVVCLSVAGLQLWHLKMFFERKKLL; encoded by the exons ATGCTTAGAAACCTAGTCTGTTTAACAAACACAAACAGATCTCCTCCGTTTGGAGTCTCTCTCTTCCGAGAAGCTCAAACTCCGATCAACACTGTCTCCCAACGCCTCGGTTCTCCAAATTGGTCTCCCCACCAACTCAAAACCCTCATTGTTTTCTCATTGGAACCATCACTTTCTGACACAATGTCGCCAATATTGATCTGTACATTTCTGATATTGTGCTTAATGTCAACGATGGCGGTTTCGATGCGGTTCGACCTTCAATCTGGCGCCACTAAATGCATCTCAGACGAAATAAAGAGCAATTCCATGACTGTGGGCAAGTACTCCACCGTCAATCCCAATGAGGGCTTTCCTCTTCCTGATACGCACAAAGTCACTGTCAGG GTGACCTCACCTAATGGCAATAATTATCACCATGGGGATCTTGTGGATACGGGTAATTTTGCCTTCACTGCGGCGGAGACCGGTGATTATTCAGTATGCTTTTGGGTAGTTGATCATAAGCCTCCGACCACGGTCACGATTGATTTTGACTGGAAAACTGGAGTTGAGGCCAAGGACTGGTCCAAGGTTGCCAAGAAAGGGCAGATTGAA ATGATGGAACTCGAGCTGAAAAAGCTGTTTGATACTGTGACGTCCATTCATGATGAGATGTTTTATCTTCGTGAAAG GGAGGAAGAAATGCAACAACTTAATAGAGCAACTAACTCCAAGATGGCGACGTTTAGCTTCCTTTCTCTTGTAGTTTGCTTGTCTGTGGCCGGTTTGCAATTATGGCATCTCAAGATGTTCTTTGAGAGGAAGAAGCTCCTCTAG